From uncultured Pseudodesulfovibrio sp.:
GCCTTGTAAGGGCGATGCTCTCCCAGCTGAGCTAAGCGCCCGCAGGAATGGAGTGTCTATCTTGGCTTGTTTCGCTTGTCAACCACATTTTGTAAAATGGTTGGCTGCGTTGCCGGAACTCCTCATCCGCGTTCAGCGAAAGGGATACTGCCCATCCGCCGCCTGTTTGTCAACGGGTTTTTTCAAAAAATTTCAACTTCGCAACCGACTGGAATATATCAGCTATTTGATCGCCCACAACAGACGACTCCCCTTTCGAGACAGCCAACCCAGCGAAAGCCCCCGGTAATAAAGGCCTACAGGTCCTTTCCCGGAAGCGAAACGAACACTTTGCCCGGTAAAAAGTTGCTCCAAAATAGCAATATCATCCACATCCAAAACATCAAATCGGGCCTGCTTTGGAGTTGACGGCAACAAGATTCTAGCCAGACCGCCGGGTAAAAACTTCAATCTATCACCTTTGCCTGCCACTTTGCCCAACGGAAAACCTTGCCAACGAATCGAGCCAGGAATCATTTTCAAGGCCTGTTCCGGCAAAAAGAAAGCCTTCCCCCCAAAATTGAACACTTCGCCAGCCGGAAGATTTTCCAAATGCAGATGCTCGCCACCGATCATTCGAGAAAGCCGCAATTTGTTTCCGGGCAGCTCTCTTTTTTGCACACGAGAACCATCCGTTGCACTGTTCAACGCTTTTTTGCGGAAGCGCGCCAAGAAAAACCCCTGCCCCGCCGAGGCCTCATCTACCCGCAACACGCCATCCATCCCATCCAGAAGAGGCGCACCAAAAACAAACCCCTCAGGCTCGTCAAGCGGCTCCAATTCAAGGTCCAGCGTTTCTAACGCCCAAGCCACCTGCTCCTCGTTTTCTTCTATATTAGTAGTACAGGTCGAATACAGAACCGTACCACCGGGCTTGAGTAAGCCTGCCGCCTTTTCAAGGAGCGTCTTTTGCAAAGCTATTAAAGGAGCTGTCTTGGAACCGGACCAGACATCCATGACTTTGGGATTTTTTTCGGCTGTTCCCCAACCGCTGCATGGAGGATCAAGTTGGATATATTCCCAAGATTGCTCAGGGAAAGGCAAATCCTGAGCCATGGCCTTGGCCGTGACCGCATTGACTGACCCTGTGCGCCGAAGATTGGCCCTCAGAGTTCCCAACCTGTCCGCTGAAGGCTCGGATGCAAAAACAAACCCGTGCGGCCCGACAAGCCGAGACAAGAGGCTCGTCTTGCTGCCGGGGGCTGAACACATATCCAAGACGCTGGCTCCTAAAGGCGGATCAAGCGTCAGCGGCGGAAGCATTGATGATCGATCTTGAATATATATGAGTCCAAAACGGGACGCCAAACTTTCACCAAGAGGAAACGGCTCATGCGTCAACTTGCGAGCACCAAAATAAAACGGCTCTGGTTCAAAAGAAAAACCCTGAGCAACAAGCAGGCTCTCCACAAGAGGAATAGCCGTGTCATCACACACGAGGCGGAAAGTTCGTCCAAATTGCGTCATACAGACTCCCGGGTCGGTTATACAGGTCATCCATACAAACCGACCTGCTTCTCAAATGCATCAATAGCGGCTTCCATCCGACCTATCAAGCACCTTGAGCTTTGCATACCGAGACGGAAACTGGTACAAGGTCCTGCCGTACTGTAGAGTACGGTATCCAAAAAATGACACTCTTATCGGATATCACCCATCTCTCGGAGGAATATATGACTCATCGACGTTTTATCACCGCCTGCATCGCCTTGATGGCGACTCTGCTCATGGCTCTACCCGCCCTTGCCTCTGGAGCCAAAAGTTTCGCGGTCGTGCCGTTCACTTACAACGGCCCCCAGAAATATTCATATTTCCCCAAAGCGCTCCAAGCAAGCTTGGAAAGTGACCTCGAATGGTTGGGGCAAGTTGAACCGACCACCAAGGACACATCTTCCCTGACAACTCCTTCCAATAAGGCAGACGCGCTCAACGCTCTTCGCGGACTTGAGCTTGATCATCTGGTATTTGGTGACATTTCCATCCTTGGGAAAAAAGCCCACATCAAGATGGAAGTCGTCAGCGAAGACGGCAAAGCCTGGATGAAAAAAGGTGAGATGGGACTTGATGAAATAACCTCATGGTTAGACGACCAAAGCAAGGTCATTCAGGGCGATGTGTTCAACCGCCCGGGCTATGGAACCGCTGAAAAAACAGCTAAAAAAGAAATCGATACCGACAAGCCTGCTTCTCCCATGTCTTCCGCGTTCATCCCCGCCGACGGCACCTACAAGCAGGACAACCTGAATCCTCAATTCCGCTATGAAGGTGGGGCTGAAACCGCCGGGCGCTGGAGAAGCCAAACCTTGCGCTACTCTTCCTATGGAATGTACGTGGCTGATGGTGATGCCGACGGACAGAACGAAGTTTTCATTCTCCAAAAATCCGCCATCTCTGCCTATCGTTTCAAGGAAGGCAAGTTACAACATTTATCCACCTTTGACTTGCCGTCCAACGTCATGAGTGTCCGTATGGAAATAGCCGACTTAAACAAAGACGGCATGCCGGAATTCATCATTGGCGGCTACCAGTTTGAATCCCAATATGGAATTAAAGCCCCGGACGGAGATCCTCGCTCAAGCATTCTTTCCTTTGAAGGCGGCAAATTCAAATACATCGTTAAAAGATATAGCAAATTCCTGGGCATCCTGAGAATCCCGCCTACTTACATGCCTATTTTGGTCGCCCAGAAAAAAGGACAGCGCTACCTGTTCGACAAACACATTTATGAAGCCTTCATCAAAGGCGATTCCATTTCATTGGGACAAAGAATTCAGGCTCCGCCTTTTGGCACAGTCTACAACATGACGTATCTGCCTCAGGAACTCGGTTACAACTATGTAATTCTCAGCAACAAACACAAGCTCGTAACCTACAGCCAAACAATGGAACGACTGAACGAATCCGACGCGACTTTCAACAGTTCCGGAGTAGTTGTCCCCACGGCTGACAAAATGCTTGGCATGGGTCCCGGCGTCACTGAAGAACAAATCATGGCGTATAACATTCCCTTCAGAATGATTACGGCCCCGCTCACATCCAAAAAATACGAATTGCTGGTCAACAAAGATTTGTCGGCATCGGCTCAAATATTTTCCAGCTATCACTACTACACACAGGGCGAAATTCATTCACTGGCCTGGGATGGCGTAGGCATGAACCTCGCGTGGAAAACCCGCCGCATCAAGGGACAGGTTTCCGACATCGCCTTGGCTGATCTGAACAACGATGGCAACAAACAGTTGTGTGTTCTCATCAACACTTTTGCAGGCATAGGCTACGGCAACCGCAAGACCGTAGTTGTGGCTTACGACCTCAACCTTCAGTAAACAACGGCTTTGAGAGGGCCGTTCGAACCATAAGCATTTTGAGGAGAGAGAGATGCGAAAAATCATGAGCCTGATGGCGGTCAGTATTGCACTGGTTTGCCTGATGGGTGCTTCAGCTATGGCCGGGACCACCCTGACCTATGCGAACTTCCCGCCCGCCCCGACCTTCCCATGCATACAGATGGAGCATTGGAAAACTGAAGTCGAGAAACGGACCAACGGCGACATCGCTGTTCAAACTTTCCCCGGCTCCACTTTATTGGGCGCAAAAAACATGCTTCGAGGCGTTCAGACGGGACAGGCCGACATTGGCTGTATTTCTACAGCATACTACCCTGGAGTGTTTCCGCTCATCTCCGTGGTCAATCTGCCTGTGGCCTTTACCTCTACAGAGGTCGCCAGCCGGGTCATGTGGGATATGTTCCAAAAATATCAGCCGAAGGAATTCAAGGACGTCAAGGTCCTGACCATGTTCACCTCGGCCCCGTCCCACGTCATGAGCAAGGTCGCCGTCAAACAGTTATCAGACCTCAAAGGGCTTGAACTCCGTGCTTCCGGTTCCATCTTGAAAATTCTGAGCGGCCTGGGGGCACAAGGCGTGGGCATGCCCATGTCCCAGACTCCTGAAGCTCTGCAAAAAGGTGTCGTTAAAGGACTTGTGTCCTCATACGACGTGCTGAAAGACCTAAACTTTGCCGAACAATGCCGCTATGAAACTGTCACCAACCTGCCAGTCTATCCCTTCGCCATCATCATGAACAAGGCTCGTTGGGAATCCCTGTCTGCCGAGACCAAGAAGGTCCTCGACGATCTGGGACGTGAACAGGCTGTGTGGACCGGCAAATACTTGGACGACTACACCAGTCAGGCTCTTGCCTGGGCCAAAGAAAAGTATCAGGTAGAGGTCTTTAAACTGACTGACGCCGAATACGCAGAAATCAAGAAACAGGGTGAACCGCTCATCGCGGCCTGGAAGGCCGATGCGGCCAAGGCCGGACTTGATGCGGAAGCTATCCTCGCTGAAATGCTCGCCCTCAAGGCGAAATACGAAGCACAATAAAACGGTAATCAAGCGCCTCCGTACTCATTGCGGGGGCGCTTTTTTTGAGAGCACCATGATCGATACTCTGGATTCCATCAGCGGCTTCATTGCCAAAATACTTACAGCTCTGGCCGGAATATTTCTTGTGGCCATGATGCTTCTGGCCTGTGCCAACATGATATTGCGCGCAGTTTGGGCACCATTGCAGGGCACCTTCGAACTCATGGGGTTCATGGGTGCTGTCGTGGCCGCTTTTTCACTGGCCTTTGCCCAACGCAAAAAAGCCCACATAGCTGTGGGGATCCTGCTCGCACGGTTCCCGGCAATAATCCGAAGACTGACAGACGCAGCGACCAGCGCATGTTCCTGCGCCTTTTTCACTCTGGCCGGAATCGAAACATGGAAATGGGCCGCTTTTCTCGTGCAAACCAACGAAGTCTCGGAGACGCTTCAAATCGTTTACCATCCATTCGTTTTCGCGGCCTCGGCAGGTTGTCTCGCCCTTGCATTCGTTCTGGCCGTTGACACACTCAAAACCCTGACCGCAGAGAAGGTGGCGTAATGGATCCGATCACAGCCGGAATCCTCGGCACCCTCATACTGCTCGCCTCTATCTTTTTTCTCCGTATTCCGGTGGGATTTGCCATGGGCATCATCGGATTCGGCGGATTCGCCTATGTCCTGAACTGGAACGCGGCCACCGGCATGCTCGGCACCGAACTCTGGAACGTCTTCTCCAAATATGGCCTGACCGTTATTCCGCTCTTCATCCTCATGGGACAAATCTGTTTCTATTCCGGGGTCAACGAACGTTTATACAAATCCGCTTACGCCTGGATGGGTGAAATCCGTGGCGGTATCGCCATGACCACTGTTCTGGCCTGTGCCGGATTTGCGGCCATCTGCGGATCCAACTCGGCCACCGCCGCCACCATGTCCACCGTGGCACTGCCCGAGATGAAGAAATTCAAATATAGCCCAATCCTCTCCACCGGCGTGGTTGCTGCCGGCGCGACACTCGGCGTAGTAATCCCGCCATCCGTCGTCCTGATTATCATCGGATTACAAACCAGCCAGTCCATTGCACAGCTCTTTGTCGGCGGTATGGTTCCCGGCGTACTGTTGACCGTGCTCTTCCTCTCCACCATCTGGTATCTCTGCAAAAAGAACCCGGACTGGGGTCCGGCCGGACCGAAGACCACATTCGCGGAAAAACTCCGCTCCCTGCCCGGTTCCATTGAAATGGTCATACTCTTTTTCCTGGTCATGGGCGGTTTGTTTCTTGGGTTCTTCACGCCCACCGAGGCCGGTGCAGCCGGTGCGGGACTCGCACTGCTCATTGCTGTTCTTTCCGGAAAAATGAGCTGGAAAAAATTCCACTTGGCCGTAAACGACTCGCTCAAGATTTCCTGTATGATCATGGTCATCATGCTCGGCGCGGTCATCTTTGGCCGATTTCTAGCTATCACGCGCCTGCCCTTCGAGGCCGCAGGCTGGGTAGCTGGATTGCCTATCCCGCCCCTCGTCATTATTGGGGTTATCTGTTTGATCTACGTCATTGGCGGCATGGTCATGGACGCACTCGCCTTGCTTCTCGTAACCATCCCGATCTTCTTCCCTGTGGTTACGGCCATGGGTTACGACCCGCTCTGGTTCGGTGTTCTTATCACCGTTGTCACGACACTTGGAGCCATCACCCCGCCCGTCGGTGTCAACACTTTCATTGTGGCGTCCATGGCAAAAGACGTACCCATGACCGACGTATTCAAAGGCGTATCCTATTTCGTTGCCGCTTATGTGTTATGTGTGGCGATTCTGATGCTCTTCCCCGGCCTCGTCACATTCTTGCCGAGACTGATGCAGTAAGAACGATGCCTCCGGCGGCTGGGGGAAGGGAAGAGGGCAACCCTTTGGAAAGGGCTTTCCCTCTCCCCTTCCCCCAGACCTCCATCCCATCTTCCTTCCTAAACTTTTTGTTGTGCCTTCGGTGAAAGCAAATGGCTGCATAGGGTGTGTTGTTTATCACTCATTTTGTGGTTCAGGTCAGCCTGTTAATCGCTCCGTGCTTGCCAATGGGGTAAGTCAACCGGTATGGTCGTTAGATGGCTGCATCTTCTTGGAAAAAAATAGCGAAATGGTCGCTCATCATCACGCCGTGGTTTCTTGCGGTTGTACTGGCAGCGGGATGGGTATTGACTGTTTGGACTCCAAAATATCTGGAAGGAGTCGTCCCTCGGTTGGCCCTCGACATGGGTGTGGAACTGACTGAATTTCGGATCAACCACGCAGGTCTTTTCTCAGCAGACATCGGCCCGATACAGATTGGTAAAAAAGCTGATGCGCTCAAGCTCTCCAATGTTCATGTAACCTACACACCGGCTTCACTTAAATTAAAGCGCATAAACACTGTGGTTCTTGATGGCGTCAGTTTGGCCTGTTCGTATGAAGATGGGAAATTGACTTTACCATTACTCGACCTTCTGCCGAAATCTAAAAACAATGACGAAGCAGGCAATGCCGTTCCAGACATGCCATTTGATGAACTCGTCATCCAAAATTCCATTTTACATTGCACTATTGACGGCAAACCGATTTCCATTCCTTTTGACGCAGCCATCACACCGGACAAAATTATCCAGTTCAACATTCGACTTCGTCCACGCGATCAAATGATGGTCGTTAGCGGCAAACTTGGTCCCACGCTTGACGACCTGTCCTTTGCCGTAAACACCGACACATTTCGACTAGGACCGTTCAACGATTTTCTGCCAGTCCCCATCAACGGAGAAATGACCCTCGACATGAATGGTGCCATCAATCTGTCGCAGCCCGAAGCCATGACTGGCGAGTTCAAATTGTCCATAGGGAAAAGTGACCTTTCCAGTCTGGGTGTTCAATTAGTCAAGGATGCTGTCATCTCGGTGAAAGGGAAACTGGAAGAACAGGAAGTATTCTTTTCCATGCCTCCAGTCTCTGTCGTTACTCCCTTCCCAATTACAGCGGAAATCCGATCAGGCAGGATTGCCAAAGAATCTCTTTTCGCCCAATTCTCGCTGGCCGGGGCCGGGGTGGAAATGGGTGGGCGACTTGAGGCTGACAAAATCGCTGATGACACAAACGGACTCTGGGACGTCGCATTTACGGCGGCCAATCCGAACAATCTGGTCGTCAACACCAGTGGTCGGGTTATCAATCTCGCCGGATTCATTTTCTCCATGCAGGGCACAGCAGGACCAAAGTCCGCAAATATGACACTCAATTGTGCAACAAACGGTGCTGGCCTTGGTGGTACGACTGTTCGTTCGGGCCGGATGCGGCTGACACTCCCGCTTGCATGGCCTGCCCCCAAACAGCATACGTCCGGCAAAATGAGCCTGTCCAATGTCCGCATGGATGATCGCACTCTGGGAAATATTTCAGCACGAATCCGGCAACAGGGAACCGATGTCGCTTACAACGGGACACTCTTTACAAAATTACTGCCTGACCTGCGTATTCCTTTTTCCGGGGCAGCGTCGATGATCAGCAACCGTGCTTCGCTGAATTTCGGTATCAAGAAATACACGTTGCCCAACGGATTTTCTCCAGAGACACTGGCACCGGCACTAAAGGACATCATTCTGGCGGGAGTGCTGGATGTGGATGGCGCAATTACAATGAACAAAGACGGCCTGCACAGTCGACTGGGAGCCTTCTTTACCAACGGGCAAATGACCATGTCCGAAGGGGCAACTTCGATTTCCGGCATTCGTCT
This genomic window contains:
- a CDS encoding VCBS repeat-containing protein: MTHRRFITACIALMATLLMALPALASGAKSFAVVPFTYNGPQKYSYFPKALQASLESDLEWLGQVEPTTKDTSSLTTPSNKADALNALRGLELDHLVFGDISILGKKAHIKMEVVSEDGKAWMKKGEMGLDEITSWLDDQSKVIQGDVFNRPGYGTAEKTAKKEIDTDKPASPMSSAFIPADGTYKQDNLNPQFRYEGGAETAGRWRSQTLRYSSYGMYVADGDADGQNEVFILQKSAISAYRFKEGKLQHLSTFDLPSNVMSVRMEIADLNKDGMPEFIIGGYQFESQYGIKAPDGDPRSSILSFEGGKFKYIVKRYSKFLGILRIPPTYMPILVAQKKGQRYLFDKHIYEAFIKGDSISLGQRIQAPPFGTVYNMTYLPQELGYNYVILSNKHKLVTYSQTMERLNESDATFNSSGVVVPTADKMLGMGPGVTEEQIMAYNIPFRMITAPLTSKKYELLVNKDLSASAQIFSSYHYYTQGEIHSLAWDGVGMNLAWKTRRIKGQVSDIALADLNNDGNKQLCVLINTFAGIGYGNRKTVVVAYDLNLQ
- a CDS encoding RsmB/NOP family class I SAM-dependent RNA methyltransferase; its protein translation is MTQFGRTFRLVCDDTAIPLVESLLVAQGFSFEPEPFYFGARKLTHEPFPLGESLASRFGLIYIQDRSSMLPPLTLDPPLGASVLDMCSAPGSKTSLLSRLVGPHGFVFASEPSADRLGTLRANLRRTGSVNAVTAKAMAQDLPFPEQSWEYIQLDPPCSGWGTAEKNPKVMDVWSGSKTAPLIALQKTLLEKAAGLLKPGGTVLYSTCTTNIEENEEQVAWALETLDLELEPLDEPEGFVFGAPLLDGMDGVLRVDEASAGQGFFLARFRKKALNSATDGSRVQKRELPGNKLRLSRMIGGEHLHLENLPAGEVFNFGGKAFFLPEQALKMIPGSIRWQGFPLGKVAGKGDRLKFLPGGLARILLPSTPKQARFDVLDVDDIAILEQLFTGQSVRFASGKGPVGLYYRGLSLGWLSRKGSRLLWAIK
- a CDS encoding TRAP transporter small permease is translated as MIDTLDSISGFIAKILTALAGIFLVAMMLLACANMILRAVWAPLQGTFELMGFMGAVVAAFSLAFAQRKKAHIAVGILLARFPAIIRRLTDAATSACSCAFFTLAGIETWKWAAFLVQTNEVSETLQIVYHPFVFAASAGCLALAFVLAVDTLKTLTAEKVA
- a CDS encoding YdbH domain-containing protein, with product MAASSWKKIAKWSLIITPWFLAVVLAAGWVLTVWTPKYLEGVVPRLALDMGVELTEFRINHAGLFSADIGPIQIGKKADALKLSNVHVTYTPASLKLKRINTVVLDGVSLACSYEDGKLTLPLLDLLPKSKNNDEAGNAVPDMPFDELVIQNSILHCTIDGKPISIPFDAAITPDKIIQFNIRLRPRDQMMVVSGKLGPTLDDLSFAVNTDTFRLGPFNDFLPVPINGEMTLDMNGAINLSQPEAMTGEFKLSIGKSDLSSLGVQLVKDAVISVKGKLEEQEVFFSMPPVSVVTPFPITAEIRSGRIAKESLFAQFSLAGAGVEMGGRLEADKIADDTNGLWDVAFTAANPNNLVVNTSGRVINLAGFIFSMQGTAGPKSANMTLNCATNGAGLGGTTVRSGRMRLTLPLAWPAPKQHTSGKMSLSNVRMDDRTLGNISARIRQQGTDVAYNGTLFTKLLPDLRIPFSGAASMISNRASLNFGIKKYTLPNGFSPETLAPALKDIILAGVLDVDGAITMNKDGLHSRLGAFFTNGQMTMSEGATSISGIRLSFASPDLLSMRSAPAQTLSFDEIKAGGIVIRNGEIAYQLEPKGVVLVEQAGFDWAGGHVSSRAFRVVPGSEEYAVTMFCSELRLSEILSQLGLAEAQGEAAMSGELPITWKSGKISFNSGFLHSTPGQGGVIRVQAMEDLVAAIPEGTPQRGQIELAQAAVRDFEYKWVRIKADTVGEDLLVRLSVDGKPAGTLPFVYKREFGGFMRVTGDVKGSNFQGLRLDVNFSVPLDRILLYKDIVNMIE
- a CDS encoding TRAP transporter large permease — protein: MDPITAGILGTLILLASIFFLRIPVGFAMGIIGFGGFAYVLNWNAATGMLGTELWNVFSKYGLTVIPLFILMGQICFYSGVNERLYKSAYAWMGEIRGGIAMTTVLACAGFAAICGSNSATAATMSTVALPEMKKFKYSPILSTGVVAAGATLGVVIPPSVVLIIIGLQTSQSIAQLFVGGMVPGVLLTVLFLSTIWYLCKKNPDWGPAGPKTTFAEKLRSLPGSIEMVILFFLVMGGLFLGFFTPTEAGAAGAGLALLIAVLSGKMSWKKFHLAVNDSLKISCMIMVIMLGAVIFGRFLAITRLPFEAAGWVAGLPIPPLVIIGVICLIYVIGGMVMDALALLLVTIPIFFPVVTAMGYDPLWFGVLITVVTTLGAITPPVGVNTFIVASMAKDVPMTDVFKGVSYFVAAYVLCVAILMLFPGLVTFLPRLMQ
- a CDS encoding TRAP transporter substrate-binding protein; this translates as MRKIMSLMAVSIALVCLMGASAMAGTTLTYANFPPAPTFPCIQMEHWKTEVEKRTNGDIAVQTFPGSTLLGAKNMLRGVQTGQADIGCISTAYYPGVFPLISVVNLPVAFTSTEVASRVMWDMFQKYQPKEFKDVKVLTMFTSAPSHVMSKVAVKQLSDLKGLELRASGSILKILSGLGAQGVGMPMSQTPEALQKGVVKGLVSSYDVLKDLNFAEQCRYETVTNLPVYPFAIIMNKARWESLSAETKKVLDDLGREQAVWTGKYLDDYTSQALAWAKEKYQVEVFKLTDAEYAEIKKQGEPLIAAWKADAAKAGLDAEAILAEMLALKAKYEAQ